The DNA region CCACATTTATTCTTCCAATGCAGCAGTAACTTTGCCAGGCCCCTGCCTCAGGGCTTGGAACCCAACAGGCATTAGCTCCAGGTGGTGAACACAAGAGCAGAAACACATGTCCCtggatttggcttatttcagGAGATCTCTCCCACCAGGGGAGACGAGTCTGGGAGAAGGTCGGCTTGGCTCTCTAAACCTATAAAAGACCTTGACTCCAGCAGTTGATGCTGAAGATTCCTGAGGAGGGACCAGGGATGGTTCCTTGGGGACCTCACCCTCAGGGCCAAGGGAAGGTGCATGTGCTTACAGCTCGAGACTCTCTGCAGGGGAAGGTTTTCTGAGAGTCTCGAGTTGGGTTATGGGATGCCCCATTACCCTTCTATGAGAACTAACCTCCATCCACTCAGGCATCAGCTGTGTGGAGACACCTATGCTGTTCCAGGCCTGAATGTGGACAGGGATAAGTGGTGACAACACAGACAGCCAGTGTTTCCCAGACAGGGCCCTAGAGTCAGGATTGCCCAGCCTCATGAGGAGTAGGACATAAGTGCTCAACAACCTTGAGGCCTCCCTGGAGGTCTGGGCTCCATCCCAGCATACCCTGAGACTGTGGCTTGAAACAGTCAGGGGGAATGACTTAAAAGAAGAATCATGTGAGGCAAGGCATCAGTTAAGGCAGGGAGTGAGGTTGTCTAGATAGAGTCAGGACCTGAGGTCTGAATTGACCACTGCTCAGGCCCTGAAATAACTGTATTTCATTGTCACCAGGTGTCTGCAAAATGTAGATGCAATGAATACAGAGGCTCTGAACCTAGGGAGTACAAACTTGCCTCCCATCCCCATGTCAGAGGACTGCCTGTACCTCAGCATCTACGCGCCTGCACATGCCCGTGAGGGCTCTAACCTGCCTGTAAGTGTTAAGCCATGGTCAGTTGAAGGGTGGGAGAACATTTGTTTTGAAAGATAATTAGAAGGAAGCTTGTGACATGATTCAATGATAGCTTGCACAGtgttgtgaggccctgggattgacTCCAAGTGCTACATAATATCAACAACAATACTGGAAGATATAGGTTAGCTGGCTACCACTGTGGGGTTTCTCACTATCAGCCTCAAGAAGGCCTCTTATGCCAGCATATAGCTGACCTAAGCATGGAGTAAAAGAGCCCTGGATGCTCTCAGAGGCCAAATGTTGGGACTCACTGATCCATTCACAGCTTGTACCCAGGAGATCCATTCAGGTGCTCAAAGCTGCACTTTGAGAACATTGAATTCAATGACCATAGATTATTTTTTGGACCAGAGATTAGATGACAATTTAAATTAATGTTCAGGTAGGATAATCACAGAAACATCACTTTTTTCTTTAGAGTAGTTCTGAGAATAATAGATCCAGGTTTCAATTCATGGGTAGACCCCAAAGTACGGGAGACTTTATCTTCCAAATTAAACTTGTGTCCCTTAACAGTGTCCCAGTTCATGAGATCCTACTAGAGTATTGTGTGGGTAGCTACACAGGCCACAGTGGTTTCAGAGTAGGGGTCAGCCAGGAGGGGTTTGGGGAAGGTAGCTACCACATGGTATATCTCCTGATTTCACAGGTGATGGTCTGGATCCATGGTGGTGCCTTGGTGGTGGGCTCAGCTTCCATGTATGATGGTTCTATTCTGGCAGCCATTGAAAATGTACTGGTGGTCACTGTCCAGTACCGACTGGGAGTTCTGGGCTTTTTCAGGTGAGCCTGGGACAGGGATGGTCAATGGGGGCTGAGTAGACAGAGGACCATCCATGATCATCATCCTTGCATTTCTCAGCactggagaccagcatgctactGGCAACTGGGGCTACCTGGACCAAGTGGCTGCCCTACGCTGGGTCCAGCAGAATATCGCCCACTTTGGAGGCAACCCTGATCGCGTCACCATTTTTGGCGAGTCTGCAGGTGGCACTAGTGTGTCCTCACATGTAGTGTCTCCAATGTCCCAAGGACTCTTCCATGGTGCCATCATGGAGAGTGGGGTGGCCCTACTACCTGGCCTTATCACCAGCTCATCTAAAGATGTCTCCAAAGTGAGTATTCTTTACTACCCAAGGCCAAATCTGGTGCCTTGCACTTCAAGTTTAGAGCCTCTGCCACTCTGTCTGTTTTATGGGAACAAAAACCATGCAGGTGTCTCCAGAActggcccccaccccagggaTTCTGAGGAACTCAAAGGTCAGAATCCACACACCTCTGACTCAAGTGGTTGATTTTGCTCTATGTTCTGCAAAGCTGCACCCTGGGGGCCTCGTCTTCAGAAGACCCATGTAAGCAGGTGTGATGGCTCCTCTGGCTGACTTCAGGAAATGTGGAAGAATTTCACACCAGCAGCAATAGACAGAGGGTACACTTTGAGAATTATGGGTAACTTAAACACCGCTGAGACCTTAGGCAacacctccctccctgccttgaGAAATGATCCACTCTTTTTTCATGCCTTTACAGTTGGTAGCCAACCTGTCTGCCTGTGGGCAAGTAGAGTCAGAGGCCCTGGTGAGCTGCCTGCGGGGCAAGAGTGAACAAGAAATGCTGGCTATTACCAAGGTAGGGCTGAATGGACGTCAGTGAGGAGACAGGGGTTATGGTGGAAGGAAAATATAGTGATTTCTACTGTGGAACAAGGATCTCATTTCCAAGGCTTGGTCTTCTTGTATCCTCATAGCCCTGGATGGGAAATTGAGATGAAAATATGCTAAACCAGGTGTAGAATCCCTGAATGTTTGTGTGAGCATCATTGGTTGAGTTGGGATGGGTTGGAGGTAACTCAGGTGTCATTAGAACAGAGACTTTCCTTCCTGTCATCATGTACCTTGAATGCCCACTTAGACTTTCAGTGTCATTCCTGCTGTGGTGGATGGGGCCTTCCTACCCAGGCACCCCCAGGAGCTTCTGGCCTCTGCTGATTTTCAACCTGTTCCAAGCATCATTGGTGTCAACAATGATGAGTATGGTTGGGTCATTACCATGGTGAGTCCCCTCTCAAAACCCCACAATAGTGTTAGGTGGGAGCGGCTTTAGACGTCATAGCTCCTGGTCATCCCACCCCCAACTCTAGACTATCCCTTCACCACACAGGTTGTGAGCCCCCCTGAAATCCACAAAGACATAGACAGAGAGACCATGCGAGCTGTTCTACAGAGAACATCAGCACAAATGGTGAGGCCCCTGGGATTCTGCCAAGCAAGAATACAGCCAGACACTCTTCCTTTTCAATGATCCCTAGGAACAAAGATTGATCTATGTGCATTTGTGAGTGGGGTCACCCCACAGCTTGACAGCTCTGCCCTATTCCCTGACACATCTCAGACCCCATCCACAAATCAAGTGGCTATCTCCCTGCCCCAGAGACTGCTTAACATGACTCTCCCTGATCCCCTGGACTAGATGATGTTACCTGCCGAATGTGCTGACCTATTGATGGAGGAGTACATGGGAGACAACGAGGACTCCCACACCCTCCGACTCCAGTTCCAGGAGATGATGGCAgacttcttttttgtggtgcctGCACTCCAAGTAGCACATTATCAGAGTGAGTGTATCTGAACCTGAATCCTGGCTTCCTAAGAGATAGCTCAGAGCTATGGGTCCCAGGTGAGGTCTGGTGTCAAACACATGTCTTTATCCAGACCCTGGTCCCAGGCACCTGAAAGCCCTCATCTCCATACATACTTATGGCTAGAGTAAGACATAGACATCAcactcattttacagaggaggggACTAAGGTAGTGGCAATCAAAGATTTGCCCATGACCACACAGACAGAAAATCCAAGATATGAATTAACAAAGAGTCTTCCAACTGCCCCTGATGCATTCTGGGCTTCCAAGCCACTGTGAACATTCAAGCCAGCTTTGGACCTAGCAATCTTGCTAACAAGAGTGACACATCCTGTCCACCCTCCAGGTTCCCATGCTCCTGTCTACTTCTATGAGTTCCAGCATCGTCCCAGCGTCTTCAAGAACATCAAGCCACCTCATGTGAAGGCTGACCATGGTGATGAAATCATTTTTGTGTTTGGATCCTACATCAACGGCATCAGAGGTGAATTCTCCTTGTTCCACAGGAGAATTCTCCTGCATACATGGTGGCAATCACTCTCATGGTACAATGGGGCTAAGAGAGAGCATGGGATTCAGAGTCTACCATATTACAACTCAACAGGTCATTCCAGGGTTAGACCTTTCCCACTCAAATCTATGCTCCTTCAACCTGTTCCCAACCCAACCATGGTGTCTAGCATAGGAGAAGAGGGCGGTGGTTAAAGGAATAATCATTTCTTAAATGACTTCACAGTGTCCAAAAGAAGGAAACTTCTAGGCCAAGGAGGAGCCCAGTGTTGATTCAGTTAAAGGCTGGGAGGAGTAAAGGCAGGTTGGGCAAGCAGAGGGCCTGGCCCCAGGACTGTTGTGATAGGGGAGGGACacaagcctggggctggggtggtgagtGTGGCACAGGTGTGGACAGCTGGATGGGATTGGCCAGGAGCTGGACCCTTGCCTTCCTTCTCCCACAGTGGAGCtcactgaggaggaggagctgctgaaCAGGAGGATGATGAAGTACTGGGCCAACTTTGCTCGAAATGGGTGAGGACACCTGCacctctcagcctcccagggggCATGGGCCCTCCACTGCTCCCCTTGTCTGAGGTGACCCCATTAGCAAATGTGTGTCCTTAATCACATCCTAGCCCCCTCCTCAACTGGTATATCCACAGTAAAAGAGGGTACTTTTTGGGTACAGGTCACTGGTCTCTGTGGGTACAGTGGTCCAGAGGGTGAGCCATAGTGCTGGGCTACCATGAAAGCCAGCCTCTCACAGGAAAGGGCAAAACATGCCAGGTTGCTCTGCCCTTTGTGGAATGACACAAGTGAGAGGTCATTGTTTGCCTACATCAGGTCACCTCTCCCCATTCTCaacaccctgcctgcctggctGGATGCCCTGTCCATAATTAGGGTGGAAGGTCAGATTTTAGTTCCACAGAGCTCAGACTGACCCTCACCCTGCCCTGCTGGGAGGGCATGTGCACAGGAACCCCAACGGAGAGGGCCTACCCCACTGGCCACTGTTCGACCAGGACCAGCAGTACCTGCAGCTGGACATCCAGCCTGCTGTGGGCCAGGCCCTGAAGGCACACAGGCTGCAGTTCTGGaccaagaccctgcctcagaagATCCAGGAGCTAAAGGGAACTAAGGACAAGCACACAGAACTCTAGCTTCCTTGTTAGGAAGAGAGGGGTGTGCTAGGTGTGATGGGGTCTTCCTGTGGTGCCCACACATGCCCACCCAAGAACCAGGGTTGACCCACTCATTCACATATCTATTTACCCATTCACTCCTCCATGGGTCCTCTCTTGTTAGACACACTCAGTAAATCCCAAGGAGGCTGTGGATGGGTAATCCAGTGCATGCTCACCTTCCTCCTCACCCCACTATACCTgagtccctccctcccttcctctcccctccttacCTACAACCCCTCCTATCCCCTCCTACCAGTTGCCAAACCCTCCCATGCTGACAGAGAAGTTTTAGGAAGCAGAGCTAGTACTTTTCTGAACCCCTTGCCCACCTCTCAGCTAGTACCCATGTTCTCATACCAGTGGGAGCTCTGTAGAAAACCTATACACCAAAAGCCTCAGTGTTTTACTCCTTCAGGCTCctgaacaacaacagcaacaacaacaagtCCAATAATAATATAGTGAGGCACGGTAGCACATATCCATAATCTaagacactcaggaggctgagggaaaagAATTACATACTCTGTCCAGTCTGGTCACTTGGGGAGACctgagctcaaaataaaataataagtcctggaagagtagctcagtggtagagaacttgccaaGCAGGCACAatatcctgggtttgatcacagTGCTACCAACaagatataaacaaataaacacaataaactGGGTAGCTCATAAACAATGCAAATGTGTTGTCTTCTGTGTTGAAGGTGACAAGTCCAGAATCAAGTGCTAGCAGTTTTGTTGTCTGGGGAGGTCTTGCTTTGGTTTCTAGATGGCACCTTCCCACCATGTCCTCACTTGGCAGAAGGGGTGAACAAGTTCTCTTGGGACTATTTCACAGTTCCTAGACCCAGTCCACTCCCAATGATTCATCACTTTCAgacttgcttgcttgcttgtttttttcaATCAAATCTCAGGTAGTAGACAGATTTTATTAGTtatgcattttgtgtgtgtgtgtgtgtttgtgtgtgtgtgtgtgtgtgtgtgtgtgtgtgtgttggggattgtGCTAGTGCATTAGAACTGAATGCACTAGAGTTTAGAgtgggctaggcaagcactctgccaactgaactctatccccagcccatggagaATGgctttcaatgtatgaatttgcAGCACACAAACTTTCAGGCCAAACACTTAGAGTTCCAACACCTAACACATCCAGGctacaaacaaaaccaaagttcCATATCCCTGAGcccacctggagattaaatatcattcatcattaacatttaaatctaCACACACACCCATCTATTTCTGTCCCAAGGAGGTGACTGGCCCCAACTTATGAGAAGCAGGACTGGGCTTTTCCATTGGCTTCTGGAGCCTGGGCCAGCTGGGTGCATCCTGGAGAGCCAGGTGGGGTCCTGAAGTTGCCTCTTATTCTCTGTGGATCTGCAGACACTGTGAACCCCACACTGACACAATCACAACACAGTTGTGAAGATGTTTCCCTGTGGGGTGTGTCCTGGAAGAGGCCTTGACATGTCAGGAGGTCCAGACAGGTAGCAGAAGGGAttcttgtccctggctccctgAGGACCTGTCCATCCAGAATCTTTCAGAATTTCATCTGCAGCCTCCTGACCATCCCCCACTCACTATGGCATCCACATGATTGactttccctctcacctcattGATGTCCCTAAACTTTTTTGGCCC from Urocitellus parryii isolate mUroPar1 chromosome 15, mUroPar1.hap1, whole genome shotgun sequence includes:
- the LOC144250260 gene encoding cocaine esterase-like isoform X2, whose amino-acid sequence is MCLHRLPAWLILVAYGLLMLLIQGQGQDSVSPIRTTHTGQVRGSLVHVKGFNVGVHTFLGIPFAKPPVGPLRFAAPEPPEAWSGVRDGTSHPAMCLQNVDAMNTEALNLGSTNLPPIPMSEDCLYLSIYAPAHAREGSNLPVMVWIHGGALVVGSASMYDGSILAAIENVLVVTVQYRLGVLGFFSTGDQHATGNWGYLDQVAALRWVQQNIAHFGGNPDRVTIFGESAGGTSVSSHVVSPMSQGLFHGAIMESGVALLPGLITSSSKDVSKLVANLSACGQVESEALVSCLRGKSEQEMLAITKTFSVIPAVVDGAFLPRHPQELLASADFQPVPSIIGVNNDEYGWVITMVSPLSKPHNNIDRETMRAVLQRTSAQMMMLPAECADLLMEEYMGDNEDSHTLRLQFQEMMADFFFVVPALQVAHYQSSHAPVYFYEFQHRPSVFKNIKPPHVKADHGDEIIFVFGSYINGIRVELTEEEELLNRRMMKYWANFARNGNPNGEGLPHWPLFDQDQQYLQLDIQPAVGQALKAHRLQFWTKTLPQKIQELKGTKDKHTEL
- the LOC144250260 gene encoding cocaine esterase-like isoform X1: MCLHRLPAWLILVAYGLLMLLIQGQGQDSVSPIRTTHTGQVRGSLVHVKGFNVGVHTFLGIPFAKPPVGPLRFAAPEPPEAWSGVRDGTSHPAMCLQNVDAMNTEALNLGSTNLPPIPMSEDCLYLSIYAPAHAREGSNLPVMVWIHGGALVVGSASMYDGSILAAIENVLVVTVQYRLGVLGFFSTGDQHATGNWGYLDQVAALRWVQQNIAHFGGNPDRVTIFGESAGGTSVSSHVVSPMSQGLFHGAIMESGVALLPGLITSSSKDVSKLVANLSACGQVESEALVSCLRGKSEQEMLAITKTFSVIPAVVDGAFLPRHPQELLASADFQPVPSIIGVNNDEYGWVITMVVSPPEIHKDIDRETMRAVLQRTSAQMMMLPAECADLLMEEYMGDNEDSHTLRLQFQEMMADFFFVVPALQVAHYQSSHAPVYFYEFQHRPSVFKNIKPPHVKADHGDEIIFVFGSYINGIRVELTEEEELLNRRMMKYWANFARNGNPNGEGLPHWPLFDQDQQYLQLDIQPAVGQALKAHRLQFWTKTLPQKIQELKGTKDKHTEL
- the LOC144250260 gene encoding pyrethroid hydrolase Ces2e-like isoform X3; amino-acid sequence: MCLHRLPAWLILVAYGLLMLLIQGQGQDSVSPIRTTHTGQVRGSLVHVKGFNVGVHTFLGIPFAKPPVGPLRFAAPEPPEAWSGVRDGTSHPAMCLQNVDAMNTEALNLGSTNLPPIPMSEDCLYLSIYAPAHAREGSNLPVMVWIHGGALVVGSASMYDGSILAAIENVLVVTVQYRLGVLGFFSTGDQHATGNWGYLDQVAALRWVQQNIAHFGGNPDRVTIFGESAGGTSVSSHVVSPMSQGLFHGAIMESGVALLPGLITSSSKDVSKTFSVIPAVVDGAFLPRHPQELLASADFQPVPSIIGVNNDEYGWVITMVVSPPEIHKDIDRETMRAVLQRTSAQMMMLPAECADLLMEEYMGDNEDSHTLRLQFQEMMADFFFVVPALQVAHYQSSHAPVYFYEFQHRPSVFKNIKPPHVKADHGDEIIFVFGSYINGIRVELTEEEELLNRRMMKYWANFARNGNPNGEGLPHWPLFDQDQQYLQLDIQPAVGQALKAHRLQFWTKTLPQKIQELKGTKDKHTEL